The following nucleotide sequence is from Acyrthosiphon pisum isolate AL4f chromosome A2, pea_aphid_22Mar2018_4r6ur, whole genome shotgun sequence.
CTAATGCAcgattgtattgtatttatttatctttatagttaaaatttgtTGTGCGTACAATTCTGGATTCATAGTTGGACCCCTATACACTCCTCCCTTCCCAATCTGCAAAATCTATTATGTCATAAGTCATAGATAAATTAGGCACCACTTTTTATGAATCAGCTGAATGCAGTAGACTGTAGTAGATAGTTGCATaccattaattttacttttataagaaAATTGTCCTCCTTTAGTAATTTCTTTGATATTTGTGCTAAatgaattgtataattgtataatataagtagtgaTTCTGATTTGATATTTTCGGAAATGacgtattatttgtattttaagtttattagtgttactaaataatatattataattttacaggaTGTTCAatataaaactttgaaaatataagCTTAAAGAGAAGAATATAGGTTAAAAAATAGTGtacacatattaaaaataatttcatcgacaaattatactttattattattatatttttaattattaaaacttgatACATATAAGATGAGAATATTGATTGActtatgaaaatatgtaaaataaaaaaaaatgtgatttgttCAATGATATTTGTTTCTTATGACTTCAAGTATCCcctgcaaaaatataaataagtatttattaagataataataacataatatatgtacattaataagtttatattatggcATTAAAACGCTTTTAGATCCACAGATGCATGAATTTTACTGGCAAATAAAATATCGGTAGAAAGGTATATTGTGGATATCAAACAAACTTTTTAACACCATcatacaaaagtacaaaatgtcaaattatattaaattatattgtattgtatttgtcCTATCCTGAGAAAGGTAATGgtattttttaactcagttaagttgctgatatgtatcaataataaaaaaatttaaaaaaaggtaggtaagtgaATGAAgctctgctgcacagtaggttacaagaagccactataatggatggtattaaatttgaattcaatgatagaatatcattgtataagaaaaacgattctaggCGAAGATAGTCagacagcctatgatattactaagtatatttgatgatattactgtaaataaagtaatttatataatataacctatttacgaaGAACCTTGTCTTAAATGTtgaatccttagctataaaacttgaacattttaaacatttttagctataaaataattattaaatttactcaaaatcgaactttaaatgcttttaaaaaaaaattgtgcctacatacttttaataatatatttaaactactATTTTAGCAGAATATCAGTggccttatataatattttcacactttttggcccaacaaatacaatttttattatatcgtaaaccggtcaaaatattttaaaaattgtatgatgtatagaaaatagaaatataaacattcagagaaattttcatgtatctacaattatttgtttttaaatttcaataataagaaaatcgctacatgagataTCCGCAGTGAATAtcctatattgtaaaaatatgaatttcaaacgcacataaaaacttaatttgactttcttgtactatttttttgataaaggtaaacaaCCTTCTgttgaatcttgtattacattttcaaatcttagatttaaaaagaaaattttttatgaatttataactcaaaataatttgcacattttcgtgttttatacatgttttgtcactatttgaactttaaattgcttaaaaaataaaattgtgattagatttttaatatttttaaaatgacaatgtaacaataaattaagagtCTTAAGTCAtttagagccttgtattaaatttttaaatatttttacccaataaataaaattttattgacattcatagaaaaaataactacaattaTGGTGAAACATAATAtcgtaaatagttcaaaatattttgaaaattctatcatgtatagaaaatactaatataaacaattagtgaaatttcatgtatctacggtcaattgttttagatttacaccaaaaaccaaaatcaattttgtcgaaaactgataTAGGGTAAAGATCTCATAAGTAGAGATAGGATGTTAATGACttgcattttattcattttgatCCTATAAAATGTTACCTTAACTTACAATTTGTTTCATGCTTccttaattcaaaatatgttaatttaatttaatatttttttttttgcatttctagtcatttttacaaatgcatttatttgtttttaaaaatatttttcatgttacCTATGTCAATTTTTGTAGTTTATGCGCAATGCAGGGCAATTTTCTGAAATTATAGTTTTGTGGGTTTTTGGTAATCAACATGCTCTAAGTTTTCCTAACATTTATACCAAAAAAGTTTACAgtagtcaaatatttttttacaattatttgaattaaaaatgtttatctaccTTAGATATTCATCCATAAATTACGAATTCTTATCAAAAATTTtctattcaaaaatgaataacccaCAACCGTAAATACTCAACATTTTCACTTAAGCATTTACAGCTgaggattgaaaacttacaacaaggtTTCTCGTAAGTAGTTTatactgtaactaaaaaatctaaaaactatatttacatgtttttttttatagatattttaagtttaaatgagataggtatttaaataaagaataaataacaattttggttattttttgtaatttaaaaatattgtttgtaggtatctacttgaaactttttaactatattattacattgtatacatacattgaaattttaaaaccaaatttttgataaaaaataattcaactaatatattactaatgtCTAGTAAAACAAATCACTTAAAtagcaataaattatacttagtaatataggctgataGACATTACAATGGTGCCAAAGTAAATAATTACGTTGGGCCATAGCCagatcttttttttaaatgagaattttagacattttatttacatcataactttattatgagcatgagtatattcAAGCcgtgattatgaaaatattatggtttattatattacataataaagaTATAGAGGACGCAAAGTTTTGAAATTGTCtgacctactgtatagcagagcagTACCCACTTGTctacattattttgatttattctgTATGTCAAAATTTGTATTACCGAATgagtttttttcttataataatgaaagtaattggaaaaataataaatcatagttTGGTACTTGTTTGTTATCACCCAACTAATtggtaatattatgtcattaatctttaaattaaaaacttgatatttattatcaatatttttctgtatCGTTTAGCTGTGTATACCAGTCTAGAATGTGATATATTTACGGAAACctgaaaattacttattataatatttttaaagttattccctcttataaatgttttatgttgaTATACTTATTACATTCGAACTtatgacaataaattaaaaaaactgtgacattGAGAGTACGccacatacacatattatgacatcatccatcttacaaatgtacaatatggcaaaattattttcagcAGCTCCAATTGTACGTAGTATTCTTTTAtaatagagtgaatttacctataatcgaacttaaaggtaagattatctGTTTTcacatggttttttttaaattgtaatatatacctacccacaacttgcaaaaattaaaatattgaatataaatcaagtgaaaacacagataatgtactACTATTAAAGGTTACTACACAAAATTGGAATTGCTGAACACAAATTTGctattttatatgtatgtaaGATGAAGACTATAGACACAGGTGTGGCGTCTTTTTcaataatctttaaaatcaagaaattgtataattttgttatttatttacatatagttataagattattataatatataaaatgtcctAGTAGATTAGAGTCACCCAGTGGCGGAGTGATagcaaacaaaattaaaattatgaaaaattactcaaatactatttacaagatatattataaccaacAATAACCtttcttaaaaattgaaacaataatCTATACATACGGAAGCTTCATTCTCATAAACGTCCAACAAGTAAAATATGATACTATGATGCATGCAAATCCAACACCGGTCAGAAGTGTACGATTCAATTTTGGAgttgatttattattggttaaatCCAATATAACAAATCCCAAACCCCCAATGTTGAATAGAAAACTTGATGCTAAACCTTCCATAATGTATTGTCCATTAACTCTGTAAGGCATAAATGCCACCTATTTAATACAAtgcattatttaaacaataattacttataaaataattcaaaaattatagtcAAAATTTACTGGTTTTGAATGTCCTTTTTCATCTGTAGTCGAACCTACGCTAGGTGGTTCTATGATGACGTCATATATGATCcctaaagaataataatatgattaaagaAATTGAAACCAAATCATCAATAATTGTATCAATTATTCACTATTATGCTTTACCTCCAGTCACCAAAAAGTATGAGATTGTTACAATCACATACATGAACATGGCAGACGGTTTTTTTAACCATGACGGCCGTTTTAAACGCAGATTTGGGACTTCGAGAACTTTAAAAGGTAAACTATATAATGAttccattttcaaaacattaactTTTGTGTGTTTATGTCAGCTGTGCTTGAACTGTGTACAGCGAttctaaatacaaaaaattttaattttattctatccaaaaaaaatagccataattcataagtaataAGTTCCTTTGCCAgcgattacaattatttataattcataacccACAGTCCGGGGTCACAGCTCTACTCTTACTTAGGTACTTCTCCTTCCGGCAGGCGGTAATTGCCAATTGGTATATttggtaaacaaaaataataaatacggttttaaatattttatacagttataatataaggtacaaTGTTCTGAACGACTGAGCCTCtggtgtatattaatatgatgtgcCTGTGAGTGGATCACTACCTTTTGTTCCGCAAAACATTTGTTCCTATGGACTTTTTTTCCATAAACCATTTANNNNNNNNNNNNNNNNNNNNNNNNNNNNNNNNNNNNNNNNNNNNNNNNNNNNNNNNNNNNNNNNNNNNNNNNNNNNNNNNNNNNNNNNNNNNNNNNNNNNTACCAATACACTTTGTCCCATGAATATTTGTTCCAAAATATACATGTCAATATCCATATTCATGGAACAAAAGTCCATCGGAACAAAAATTGAtggatacaaatattttatggaaCAAAAGTCCAATGGAACAAATATTTTGCGGAACAAAGTCTGTTGGAATAACTTTTTTGTCAAGGTGGATTGATAAGGTGTAAACACTTGGCTTATtagttgattgaaaatattactccAGTTTAGCTCACCGCTAGATCGCGTTGCCTACCCGATAGAGGAGCAAAAATACACANNNNNNNNNNNNNNNNNNNNNNNNNNNNNNNNNNNNNNNNNNNNNNNNNNatatattaaaagaaaacattGTGCATGAAACTAAAAAACCTATCCAAATACGGTAAACCtcaaaatctattattatgaatttagcTTCATTTTTATTAACACTGAAGTGGCATTGATTTACCTTCTGGactgcatttataattattattatttttttgtttgaaaaattccTTGAGGAAATTTCTGAGaaacataaaattatcatttgttGTCTTACACTGGTAAGACAAGGTTGTCAAACACAagttatacagtacctatataacacgcatacaaaatgtctttaaaaatgtaatgtttgtaACATACTATGTTTATTCttagtgaatttattattagtattcttTGTTCTTATTCTTAGTTGCTTCAGTTGATGCAGGATAACAATTCGAACTAAATTCTCGCGAGAATCGCGTTGTCTGGTTTAggataaaaaattgttacacTCGGACAAACAAAGAAACAAACTAAATCCGTAAGGATAATTGGTCGTCTATTTCTCTTGGAACGTTCTTTTACATTACCGAATGCATAACTTCTGTTATTTGTGATTAAGATTTCAGTTAAATTGCCATGAGAGATCAAATCATTCAACCTGTTAGCAATCATTTCAATAAAACAGAAATGTCGACCGCCCGGaatagttaaattaagttaGTTTTATTAACTGTTTAATACTGAGAACTCGCAGGACGGCATTTTTGACATCAtgatcttttatttatttaaaagttcacATCTTTGACGGCAAATTTTGCTCGTTGCTTACATAatgtacagttattataattacagtaaGACAATTAATAGTCTCGGAACTTGAATTGATTTTTTAGCCATTGTCAGAAATAGGCGCATAGAGCACTTGTTGATGCGACCAgccattttgaaaacatattcgTCACAACTTCGCGATGAAATGTCATAAGCACGTTTTGAAAATCTCAGATATTCAGGTAGCTTTCAAAAAGTCCTAAGCATGTCGTTATCGGTAGGAgtctactatatatttttttttttatatgatctaTTCGAATTTATATTAAGTAACTGTGGTCTGTGACCGgtcttaaaaaaattcacaaatggTGGGAAGTAgagtaatacttattaattaagtttaaaagttactataacaaaattactttttaagtacctacctatacttatataggcTATAGtttatggtaatttaattacctTTTACCTATTggatgtaatttataaattataataattattttgttatagaaATTCCTTGAAATTACTTGTACGTATTCTTATAATTtccaatgatttttaattacagtGACTACATAAGAAATAGGTTACtgaaactattgtaaaaaaccggccaagtgtaagttggactcgcgcacgaagggtttcGTACCATTACATGTCGGCAacactgtttatattatatattccagaatttttagtatttgttgttatagtagcaacagaaatacataatttgtgaaaatttcaactttctaactttcatggttcatgagatacagcctggtgacagatggacggacggacggacagctgagccttagtaatagggtcccgttttaccgtacggaaccctaaaaacgaAACATGTTTTTATAGAGATTATTCtccgtaaataatttaaataataatgtattatgataatattatattgaagaatgaaaaataaaataaatattttcttttacttaAAACCTTTCTTATTATTGCTTTCCTGCTGCAATCGTTGAATCTGAGTTTTTCTTCATTTCTGAATGCACTTCACTTGCGTTATGACACAGTAATTACTTCCACACTAATATTATTCCAAATCTGTTTCGTCTAGGACCTTTAAATGTTTCTTTACTTTCTTCGTTCGTTATTAGTGGACtgtataattattctaataacaTTTGCATGAAGTAATAATTCAAatctctaattattataaaacataatatgatattttaatgtaataggtacatataataattaatacaatgcNNNNNNNNNNNNNNNNNNNNNNNNNNNNNNNNNNNNNNNNNNNNNNNNNNNNNNNNNNNNNNNNNNNNNNNNNNNNNNNNNNNNNNNNNNNNNNNNNNNNGATCCCTGAGTAGATTAGAATGATAATTAAGGGAGTAGCAGTAGCATTtgttttgttgatttataaactaaaaaaataatacatacatacaattatttcagGTATGACCGAGTCAATTGTTGCAGCTGCTGCTANNNNNNNNNNNNNNNNNNNNNNNNNNNNNNNNNNNNNNNNNNNNNNNNNNTGGTTAATATATTTGACTGTGTATTGAGCAACCaacctttgtcaaaaatgttgtttatatatttcttcaataactacatattatgttagaaaaatgtatatgaagtttttaaattgaaatgcaacattgcaaacatgatcttttaccggaacagatagttatatatacctatttagatattttacagtataatctagtacagtgcttctaaaaatttttttgtcatgaggctctttaaatttaatgtaaaactgtcaaggccccttaatcaaaattattataattgttttttctaaattaggtatatacactaaaattacatgtactatttcaaacagataaatattattaaaattcatagtaaattaatgttttaatatacctttgagaaatattaataatagtattaaaatttaagtatttaaactttttccataaacacttgaagtctaaagaaaataagcattgatctaggtagataatcttataaggaatcttgtattacattttaaaatcttagatttaaaaagaaaaatttttacgaattcttaactcaaaataatttgttaattttcgtgatttttccatattttgtcaatttttgaactttaaatgcttataaaaaaaaactgtgactaagatttttaatatttttcatctgcttttgaacaatatactaggagccttttattaaattttcagcttttataatcaacaataaaattgtattgatattttaagaaaaaaactaaaaaaaaatgaaaNNNNNNNNNNNNNNNNNNNNNNNNNNNNNNNNNNNNNNNNNNNNNNNNNNCATAACtcatatactataggtataccatattataacgcatttctacaaaaaaagttgaaaaccttaatacctacatttaaatcacatataaatattaacatttcttATCCTCTATAGGGTAGGCAGCGAACCTAGCGGCATATTTAACTGGAGTAAAGTTTTCGATCACTTTATCAAAGACGGGCGGGTGGAAGTGTTTACACCTTATCAATCCACCTTGTTTTTTGTGGAACATAGTTTATTTGggaccttagatcatatacaatggatagagTCATATGAACAATTTGTGAAGCCAACATAACTGTAGGACCTCAGTGATATGCACATGCGCGTGGTCtcttatcattaatgttttgCGAAGAGTGCTGCAAACGCGCTGTTAAGATAAACAGTCGCGCAAGCGCAGATGTCACAGGTCCTATAATTCCTGTAGTTATGTTGGCTTCAACTCATTTTACACGCGTAATATGCTATGACtccatccattgtatatgatctaagtttgggacaaaatacttgccCAACCACCGTCCTCATATCGTataatcacgattt
It contains:
- the LOC100164252 gene encoding oligosaccharyltransferase complex subunit OSTC-like — encoded protein: MESLYSLPFKVLEVPNLRLKRPSWLKKPSAMFMYVIVTISYFLVTGGIIYDVIIEPPSVGSTTDEKGHSKPVAFMPYRVNGQYIMEGLASSFLFNIGGLGFVILDLTNNKSTPKLNRTLLTGVGFACIIVSYFTCWTFMRMKLPGYLKS